From a region of the uncultured Draconibacterium sp. genome:
- a CDS encoding NAD kinase — protein sequence MKVAVFGTLVSNDFVPVLQEFFAFLRSKNIEVQLYKPFYSHLVEELNSSTYYSSFFHSYSDFDPDNDFIFSVGGDGTFLQSVLNIRNFDIPVIGLNGGRLGFLADISEDQVHNALESIFSKNYKIVERSMLEIEFSNQENLDFNYALNEMTVLKTDNSSMLNVTARVNGEFLNNYWADGLIIATPTGSTAYSLSVGGPILTPNSANFVITPLAPHNLTIRPIVVPDTCEIELTVEGRGTNYLTSLDSRSFAVEFSTKIKVKKAGFKLKTLQLPEQPFFNTLRNKLMWGMDRRNYIS from the coding sequence GTGAAAGTTGCAGTATTTGGTACGCTGGTTTCCAATGATTTTGTTCCTGTACTACAGGAGTTTTTTGCTTTTTTGCGCTCAAAAAATATCGAAGTACAATTATACAAGCCTTTTTATTCCCACCTGGTTGAAGAATTGAACAGTTCAACCTATTACTCCTCGTTTTTTCATTCGTATTCCGATTTTGATCCCGACAATGATTTTATTTTTAGTGTTGGTGGCGATGGAACATTTCTGCAGTCGGTGTTGAATATCCGTAATTTTGATATTCCCGTAATTGGTTTGAATGGAGGCCGTTTAGGATTTCTGGCCGATATTTCAGAAGACCAGGTGCATAATGCCCTTGAAAGCATTTTCAGCAAGAACTATAAAATCGTAGAGCGTTCGATGCTGGAGATTGAATTCTCGAACCAGGAAAACCTCGACTTTAATTATGCATTGAATGAAATGACGGTGCTGAAAACTGATAACTCTTCGATGTTAAATGTTACGGCACGGGTTAACGGCGAGTTTCTCAATAACTACTGGGCCGATGGTTTGATAATTGCCACGCCAACCGGATCAACGGCTTATTCGTTAAGTGTTGGCGGGCCAATTCTAACACCAAATTCGGCCAATTTTGTAATTACACCGCTGGCGCCACATAACTTAACGATACGTCCGATTGTAGTACCTGATACCTGCGAAATTGAACTTACCGTTGAAGGCCGGGGAACCAATTACCTGACTTCGCTCGATTCGCGTTCGTTTGCCGTTGAGTTTTCTACAAAAATAAAGGTGAAAAAAGCCGGGTTTAAACTCAAAACACTTCAACTGCCCGAGCAACCCTTTTTTAATACCTTACGCAATAAGCTAATGTGGGGAATGGACCGTAGAAACTACATTTCATAG
- a CDS encoding DUF6089 family protein, whose protein sequence is MRKLLLVFVTVLLTVSVHAQKTADIGIWGGTLTSVHGDMDEDAPFQSFNLNFGAYFRYNFNARVAMRAMFLTGKFASEGTVESAPWEFDKSVQDFSLQAEINFLRYILGKQKLRFSPYVTFGIGVAYFPYTFTSGRLATDPLGPAGILGFNPDHPELQFDLATGEPRDVEYEESIVTPTIPFGIGFKYTIGDRFGLGVEYQMRKYMSDQLDDLDDPLAHENDFGETVTYNDGSHNNDWAGYLGVHLTYMIFIGKKACPAYDAKNW, encoded by the coding sequence ATGAGGAAATTATTATTGGTGTTTGTTACAGTTTTGCTGACTGTTTCAGTACATGCACAAAAAACAGCTGACATCGGAATCTGGGGAGGTACATTAACATCGGTACATGGCGACATGGATGAAGATGCCCCGTTTCAATCGTTCAATTTAAATTTTGGAGCTTATTTCAGGTATAATTTTAATGCCCGCGTTGCCATGCGCGCCATGTTTCTTACCGGCAAATTTGCCAGCGAAGGAACAGTAGAAAGCGCACCATGGGAGTTTGATAAATCGGTACAGGATTTTAGCCTGCAGGCAGAAATTAATTTCCTGAGGTATATTTTGGGTAAGCAGAAATTAAGGTTCAGTCCGTATGTTACATTCGGGATTGGGGTGGCTTATTTTCCGTATACATTTACATCGGGGAGATTGGCGACTGATCCTTTGGGACCGGCAGGTATTTTAGGATTTAATCCGGATCATCCGGAATTGCAGTTTGATCTTGCAACCGGAGAGCCTCGTGACGTCGAATACGAAGAGTCGATAGTAACGCCTACCATTCCGTTTGGAATCGGATTTAAGTATACCATAGGCGATCGTTTCGGATTAGGTGTAGAATACCAGATGCGCAAATATATGAGCGATCAATTGGATGATTTGGATGATCCGCTGGCACATGAAAATGATTTTGGCGAAACTGTTACTTATAATGATGGTTCGCATAATAACGACTGGGCAGGATATTTGGGGGTACATCTCACATATATGATTTTTATAGGCAAAAAGGCCTGTCCGGCCTACGATGCTAAAAATTGGTGA
- a CDS encoding isoprenyl transferase, translated as MKTVDRLDSNNIPKHIAIIMDGNGRWAAKHGKPRVMGHENGVESVRSVVKGAGEIGVKHLTLYAFSTENWDRPKEEVEALMALLVHAIEAETQELNKSNVRLSVIGCVNVMPENVQAKLQGCVDALKDNTGLNLVLALSYSGRWDVLNAVKKLADDLAKNKITQEKINNELFQDYLSTSELPDPELMIRTSGEYRISNFLLWQIAYSELYFTSKLWPDFRKDDLFEAIIDYQNRERRFGKTSEQLTS; from the coding sequence ATGAAAACAGTTGACAGATTAGATAGCAATAATATACCAAAGCATATTGCCATTATTATGGATGGCAACGGAAGGTGGGCCGCTAAACATGGCAAACCCCGCGTTATGGGACACGAGAATGGCGTTGAGTCTGTTCGTTCCGTAGTAAAGGGAGCCGGTGAAATTGGCGTTAAACACCTTACTCTTTATGCATTTTCTACCGAAAACTGGGACCGCCCAAAAGAAGAAGTTGAAGCACTTATGGCGCTTTTAGTGCATGCCATTGAAGCCGAAACACAGGAGCTAAACAAAAGCAATGTAAGGCTAAGCGTTATCGGATGTGTTAATGTGATGCCCGAGAATGTGCAGGCCAAACTTCAAGGTTGTGTTGATGCATTGAAAGATAATACCGGTTTGAATCTGGTGCTGGCGTTGAGTTACAGCGGAAGATGGGATGTGCTTAATGCCGTAAAAAAACTGGCCGACGATTTGGCCAAAAACAAGATTACACAAGAAAAAATAAATAACGAACTGTTCCAAGATTATTTGTCTACCTCGGAATTACCTGATCCGGAGCTAATGATAAGAACCAGCGGCGAATATCGGATTAGTAACTTTCTGTTGTGGCAGATAGCTTACTCTGAATTGTATTTTACGAGCAAATTATGGCCCGATTTTAGAAAAGACGATTTATTTGAAGCCATTATTGATTATCAGAACAGAGAGAGAAGATTTGGAAAAACAAGTGAACAGTTAACGAGCTAA
- the bamA gene encoding outer membrane protein assembly factor BamA, whose amino-acid sequence MTRIKRPLVAFLFLFVAFVPQLFAQEADSTNFSIYYSSARKYTIADVQVSGIRYLDKNVLIQLSGLKVGDEVMVPGDAITIAIKKLWQQGLFSDVKIQATKIIGNQIWLDIYLQERPRLGDVNFYGVSKSEKDDITEKVLLLRGSQITDHQVNSAERTIMNLFHGKGFLNTEVNIVQRDDTTQNNSVILDIYVDKKEKVKVNNIDINGNEALSDVTLERAMKKTNEKSLRNFFKTKKFLQEEYDKDQANIIDKYNEKGYRDAIIVDDSVYQVEVGRKNKPRVNIDLNIEEGDKYYFGNIRWVGNTVYPSDYLDLRLGIKKGDVFNQKILDKRLFDNEEGLNNLYLDRGYLFFDLNPVEVKVDGDTINYEMQIVEGEQATINEVRIVGNTKTHEHVARRELRTYPGDLFSKTLLMRSYRELAQLGHFDPEAINPDVQPHPEDGTVDIEYQLQEKANDQIELSGGWGAGMFVGSVGLKFANFSVRNIFNKEAWRPLPTGDGQTLSLRYQTSGKYYRTVSLSFIEPWLGGKKPNSFSVSLSHSRINYSANRYTQRYNPYGSGYGGYSPYGYGGGYGGYSPYGGGYSPYGYGGYNSYPQYQYNYDSENDNEDDDQIWETTALALGYGYRLSWPDDYFTVYHELSLEHYNLRNMGSMFYFMADENGQVNGTFNNLSFKTVFGRSSVDNPLYSRRGSNLSLALKMTPPYSLFNGKDYSDESITNDERYKWIEYHKWLFKGDWYTPLTNPNGEHTLVLRTALEMGFLGYFDSGRKSPFEGFIVGGSGMSGYNIYGTDYIALRGYKDYSLSPRNGSNMYSKFTTELRFPITLKPSATIYALAFMEAGNAGISFQNYVPFKLHRSAGVGVRIFLPMFGLMGIDWGYGFDEVPGVADAAGSQFHFVIGQQF is encoded by the coding sequence ATGACTAGAATCAAAAGACCATTAGTCGCCTTTTTATTCCTTTTTGTAGCGTTTGTGCCACAGCTTTTTGCACAAGAAGCTGATAGTACAAACTTTTCAATCTACTATTCAAGCGCACGCAAGTATACAATTGCCGATGTGCAAGTTTCAGGAATCCGCTATCTGGATAAAAATGTGCTTATCCAGCTGTCGGGTTTAAAAGTAGGTGATGAAGTAATGGTGCCGGGAGATGCAATAACTATTGCGATAAAAAAGCTTTGGCAACAAGGCTTGTTTTCTGATGTGAAAATACAGGCAACCAAAATCATCGGAAACCAGATTTGGTTGGATATTTACCTTCAGGAACGGCCTCGTTTGGGGGATGTGAATTTTTATGGTGTTTCAAAATCGGAAAAGGACGACATTACCGAAAAGGTTTTACTCTTGCGGGGAAGTCAAATCACCGATCACCAGGTAAACAGTGCCGAACGTACCATCATGAATCTTTTCCACGGAAAGGGTTTCCTTAACACAGAAGTTAACATTGTTCAGCGCGACGATACCACCCAAAACAACAGCGTAATTCTGGATATTTATGTTGACAAAAAAGAAAAGGTAAAGGTTAATAATATCGACATTAATGGCAACGAGGCACTTTCGGATGTTACGCTTGAACGCGCCATGAAGAAGACAAACGAAAAGTCGTTGCGAAATTTCTTTAAAACCAAAAAATTCCTTCAGGAAGAATACGACAAAGATCAGGCGAACATAATCGATAAATACAACGAAAAAGGTTATCGCGATGCGATTATTGTTGACGATTCGGTTTACCAGGTAGAAGTGGGGCGAAAGAATAAACCCAGGGTAAATATCGATTTAAACATTGAAGAAGGTGATAAATACTACTTTGGCAATATTCGCTGGGTGGGTAACACTGTTTATCCTTCCGATTATCTCGATTTGCGTCTGGGAATTAAAAAAGGAGATGTATTTAACCAAAAAATATTGGATAAACGCCTGTTCGATAACGAAGAAGGTTTGAACAATCTTTATCTCGACAGAGGTTACCTGTTTTTTGATCTCAATCCTGTAGAGGTGAAGGTTGACGGCGATACAATCAATTATGAAATGCAAATTGTCGAGGGAGAACAGGCAACAATTAACGAAGTGCGTATTGTGGGTAACACCAAAACTCACGAACATGTTGCACGTCGTGAGCTTCGTACATATCCCGGAGATCTGTTCAGTAAAACATTGCTGATGCGTTCGTACAGGGAATTGGCGCAGCTCGGACACTTCGATCCGGAAGCCATTAACCCTGATGTTCAGCCTCACCCCGAAGATGGAACAGTGGATATCGAATATCAACTTCAGGAAAAAGCAAACGACCAGATCGAGCTTTCCGGTGGTTGGGGAGCCGGAATGTTTGTTGGATCGGTTGGTTTGAAATTTGCCAACTTCTCGGTTCGTAATATCTTTAATAAAGAAGCATGGAGACCACTGCCAACAGGTGATGGACAAACGTTGAGTTTACGTTACCAGACTAGTGGAAAATATTACAGAACAGTAAGTTTATCGTTTATTGAACCATGGTTAGGTGGTAAAAAACCAAATTCGTTCTCAGTTTCATTATCGCACTCGCGGATTAACTACAGTGCAAACCGATATACACAAAGGTATAATCCATACGGCAGTGGCTATGGCGGTTATTCACCTTATGGCTATGGCGGTGGCTATGGTGGTTATTCACCTTATGGCGGTGGCTATTCACCTTATGGTTACGGTGGTTATAATTCTTATCCGCAATATCAATATAACTACGATTCGGAAAATGACAACGAAGATGATGATCAGATCTGGGAAACCACAGCTTTGGCTTTGGGTTATGGTTATCGTTTATCGTGGCCTGATGACTACTTCACCGTTTATCACGAATTATCGTTAGAGCATTATAACCTACGAAACATGGGAAGTATGTTCTATTTCATGGCCGATGAAAATGGTCAGGTAAACGGAACTTTTAATAACCTGAGTTTTAAAACCGTTTTCGGACGTAGTTCGGTTGATAACCCTCTTTACTCACGAAGAGGTTCAAATCTCTCATTGGCTTTAAAAATGACACCACCTTATTCGTTGTTCAATGGTAAAGATTATTCGGATGAGAGCATAACTAATGACGAACGATACAAATGGATTGAATACCATAAATGGTTGTTTAAGGGAGATTGGTATACTCCATTAACAAATCCTAACGGAGAACATACGCTGGTGTTAAGAACTGCACTTGAGATGGGATTCCTTGGCTATTTCGATTCAGGTCGTAAATCACCTTTCGAAGGCTTTATTGTTGGAGGATCTGGTATGTCGGGATACAATATTTATGGTACCGATTATATTGCGCTGCGTGGTTATAAAGATTATAGTTTGAGTCCAAGAAACGGTTCGAATATGTATTCTAAGTTCACTACAGAACTTCGTTTCCCGATTACTTTGAAACCGAGTGCTACTATTTATGCACTTGCTTTCATGGAGGCAGGTAATGCCGGAATCAGTTTCCAGAATTACGTACCGTTTAAATTGCACCGTTCTGCCGGTGTTGGTGTACGTATCTTCCTGCCAATGTTCGGATTAATGGGTATCGACTGGGGGTATGGATTTGACGAGGTACCGGGTGTTGCAGATGCTGCAGGTAGCCAGTTCCACTTCGTAATCGGTCAACAATTCTAG
- a CDS encoding OmpH family outer membrane protein: MKKIILTIAVIFSVTLFANAQKYAFIDSEYIMENIPSFNAAQEQLNQLSSQYQKELESMHAEIEQMYQDFQAESVLLSEDMKRKREDVIITKEKDYKTLQRKYFGPSGDLFKKRQGLIKPIQDDIFNAVQEIATDGNYAVIFDKAGDATLFYTNPRYDLSDEVLRKLGYK, from the coding sequence ATGAAGAAAATTATTTTAACAATTGCAGTAATATTTTCAGTAACGTTATTTGCAAATGCTCAGAAATACGCGTTTATCGATTCTGAATATATTATGGAAAACATTCCATCGTTTAACGCTGCTCAGGAGCAACTGAATCAGTTGTCGTCGCAATACCAAAAAGAACTGGAATCGATGCATGCTGAAATTGAACAAATGTACCAGGATTTTCAGGCCGAAAGTGTACTGTTGTCTGAAGACATGAAACGCAAACGCGAGGATGTGATTATTACAAAAGAAAAAGATTATAAAACATTGCAACGTAAGTATTTCGGACCAAGTGGCGACCTTTTCAAAAAACGTCAGGGCTTGATTAAGCCTATACAGGACGACATTTTTAACGCCGTTCAGGAAATAGCTACCGATGGTAACTATGCCGTGATTTTTGATAAGGCCGGCGATGCTACTTTATTTTATACCAACCCACGTTACGATCTGAGCGATGAAGTGCTTAGAAAACTGGGGTATAAATAA
- a CDS encoding OmpH family outer membrane protein produces the protein MRNLMKLMAVLMFTVASYTAANAQSLKFGHIDLQALVQVMPERTAAEAEFNTFQGELEEILGEMQKDYQGKLAEFEAMGEEVSDIKRNAKIADIQDVQQRIQNYQVTAQQQVQQKQAELLGPVFDKAEKAIEEVAKEQGLIYVFDSGAGNRTILYKSNQSVDVLPLVKTKLGIQ, from the coding sequence ATGAGAAATTTAATGAAATTAATGGCAGTGCTTATGTTCACTGTAGCATCATATACTGCTGCCAATGCACAATCTTTAAAATTTGGCCACATTGACCTGCAGGCGTTAGTTCAGGTTATGCCGGAAAGAACTGCCGCTGAAGCCGAGTTTAATACCTTTCAGGGTGAATTGGAAGAAATTCTTGGAGAAATGCAAAAAGACTACCAGGGGAAATTAGCCGAATTTGAGGCAATGGGAGAAGAGGTTTCGGATATTAAAAGAAATGCAAAGATTGCCGATATTCAGGATGTTCAACAACGTATTCAAAACTATCAGGTTACTGCACAACAGCAGGTACAACAAAAACAAGCCGAGCTTTTAGGACCTGTTTTTGACAAAGCTGAAAAAGCAATTGAAGAGGTGGCTAAAGAGCAAGGTCTGATTTACGTTTTCGATTCAGGTGCAGGAAACAGAACTATCCTTTACAAGTCGAACCAAAGCGTTGACGTTTTACCTTTGGTAAAAACGAAATTGGGTATTCAGTAA
- a CDS encoding glycosyltransferase, whose amino-acid sequence MKKAKINKETNKKERIENTKLFEVAWEVCNQVGGIYTVIRSKVPSVIDKWGNENYFLIGPYFAEQAAAHFDPATDYSTPIGKAVLEMQSRGFEVYYGQWIVSGRPNVILFNPYSIYDKLGEIKYYLFQDYNISIPDGDELLDKVAAFGFQVKEFFHYLCGSDFCNDKIIAHFHEWMAGLPIPGIRKSNLNIKTVFTTHATLLGRYLAMNDQEFYSHLPFYNWEEEANKFNVAPIANIERASAHGAHVFTTVSEVTARECTYLLGRTPDMILPNGLNIERFEATHEVQNQHVQVKKKIHEFVMGHFFQSYSFDLEKTLYFFTSGRYEYQNKGYDLTLEALARLNWKMQQAGTDMTVVSFFITKRPFYSFNPEVLQSKAQIEDVGRVVEEIQRQVGARLYNEITTITGHYEFPDLRALVDDYLRLKLRRNVQSWKTQNLPKVVTHQLVDDAKDEILNFLRTSNLVNNLHDKVKIVYHPDFIATTNPLFKMDYTQFVRGCHLGIFPSMYEPWGYTPLECLASGLPSITSNLAGFGDYVVNNIDDHDNKGMFIIDRTDGNFNRAAEELANMLFEFVNLSRRDRIALRYRCEEAAMHFDWSNLGKFYNEAYQLVSER is encoded by the coding sequence ATGAAGAAAGCGAAGATAAACAAGGAAACTAATAAAAAGGAGCGGATAGAAAATACTAAACTTTTTGAAGTAGCCTGGGAAGTTTGCAACCAGGTTGGTGGAATTTACACCGTAATTCGCTCTAAAGTGCCATCGGTGATCGATAAGTGGGGGAATGAGAATTATTTCCTTATCGGGCCTTATTTCGCCGAGCAGGCAGCGGCACATTTCGATCCGGCAACCGATTACTCCACGCCCATTGGTAAAGCGGTTTTAGAAATGCAGTCGCGCGGCTTCGAAGTGTATTACGGACAATGGATTGTCTCCGGTCGTCCAAATGTGATTCTTTTTAATCCTTATTCGATTTACGACAAGCTTGGAGAAATAAAATACTATTTGTTTCAGGATTACAATATTTCTATTCCAGATGGTGATGAGTTGCTGGATAAAGTAGCAGCATTTGGATTTCAGGTGAAAGAGTTTTTCCATTATTTGTGTGGTAGCGATTTCTGTAACGATAAAATTATAGCACACTTTCACGAATGGATGGCCGGGTTACCCATTCCTGGAATTCGAAAATCAAACCTGAATATAAAAACGGTATTTACCACTCACGCAACGTTGCTGGGGCGTTATCTGGCCATGAACGATCAGGAATTTTACAGCCATTTACCATTTTATAATTGGGAAGAAGAGGCCAACAAGTTTAATGTTGCACCTATAGCGAATATCGAACGGGCTTCAGCACACGGAGCACATGTATTTACGACGGTAAGTGAAGTTACAGCGCGCGAGTGTACATATTTGCTGGGCCGAACCCCGGATATGATTCTGCCAAATGGATTAAACATTGAACGGTTCGAGGCAACTCACGAAGTACAAAACCAACACGTTCAGGTAAAGAAAAAGATCCATGAGTTTGTCATGGGGCACTTTTTCCAAAGCTATTCATTCGATCTGGAAAAGACGTTGTATTTCTTTACATCGGGCCGCTACGAGTATCAAAATAAAGGCTACGATTTAACGCTTGAGGCACTTGCCCGTTTAAACTGGAAGATGCAGCAGGCGGGAACGGATATGACGGTGGTTTCTTTCTTTATTACAAAACGCCCGTTCTATTCATTTAATCCTGAGGTGTTGCAATCCAAGGCTCAGATTGAAGATGTTGGTCGTGTGGTTGAAGAAATTCAACGACAGGTAGGCGCCAGGCTGTACAATGAAATTACAACAATTACAGGTCATTATGAGTTCCCGGATTTAAGAGCTTTGGTTGACGATTACCTGAGGTTAAAATTGCGACGTAACGTACAAAGTTGGAAGACACAGAATTTGCCTAAAGTAGTTACGCACCAGTTGGTTGACGATGCTAAAGATGAAATATTAAACTTCCTGCGTACCTCAAATCTGGTGAATAACCTGCATGATAAAGTTAAAATTGTATATCACCCAGACTTTATTGCAACAACAAACCCGTTATTTAAAATGGATTACACACAGTTTGTGCGAGGATGTCACTTAGGAATTTTCCCGAGTATGTACGAGCCATGGGGTTATACACCTCTTGAATGTTTGGCCAGTGGTTTGCCATCGATAACCAGTAACCTGGCCGGATTTGGCGATTATGTGGTAAATAATATTGACGATCACGATAACAAAGGAATGTTTATTATTGATCGGACAGACGGTAATTTTAACCGGGCAGCCGAAGAACTGGCAAACATGTTGTTTGAGTTTGTTAATTTATCGCGCCGAGACCGTATTGCCTTACGTTATCGTTGTGAGGAGGCGGCTATGCATTTCGACTGGTCGAATCTGGGTAAATTTTATAATGAAGCTTATCAACTGGTTTCTGAGCGTTAA
- the murI gene encoding glutamate racemase, translating into MKSSPIGVFDSGYGGLTVLKELIKSMPEYDFLYLGDNARTPYGTRSFDVVYDYTLQAVKYLFAQGCPLVIIACNTASAKALRNIQMLDLPHIAPDNRVLGVIRPSVEKVAEITQNGHVGVLGTVGTVTSESYPIELEKWSEGHVKSTVQEACPMWVPLVENNEIENPGADYFVKKNIDSVFQKDNSLDTLILGCTHYPLLIDVIKKYVPENVNILTQGAIVAEKLVDYLQRHPEMEQRLTKGGSLEYQTTESAATFESKAALFMGSEVNAKTVHL; encoded by the coding sequence ATGAAATCCTCTCCAATTGGAGTTTTCGATTCCGGCTATGGCGGTTTAACCGTTCTGAAAGAGTTGATAAAATCGATGCCGGAATACGACTTCTTATACCTTGGCGATAATGCCCGTACACCTTACGGAACCCGTTCGTTCGATGTGGTTTATGATTATACGCTGCAGGCAGTAAAATATTTATTTGCGCAGGGATGTCCCCTGGTAATTATTGCCTGTAATACAGCTTCCGCAAAAGCTTTGCGCAACATCCAAATGTTGGATTTGCCGCACATAGCACCTGATAATCGTGTGTTGGGGGTAATCCGTCCGAGCGTTGAGAAGGTGGCTGAAATTACGCAGAACGGACACGTTGGCGTTTTAGGAACTGTGGGAACAGTGACCTCGGAGTCGTACCCGATTGAACTGGAAAAGTGGTCGGAAGGTCATGTGAAGTCAACCGTTCAGGAAGCTTGCCCCATGTGGGTGCCATTGGTGGAGAATAATGAAATTGAAAATCCGGGTGCCGATTATTTTGTCAAGAAAAATATCGACTCGGTATTTCAGAAAGATAATTCATTAGATACCCTTATTCTGGGTTGTACGCATTATCCGTTGCTTATTGATGTGATTAAAAAGTATGTACCGGAAAATGTAAATATTTTAACACAGGGAGCCATTGTTGCCGAGAAACTGGTTGATTATTTGCAGCGCCATCCTGAAATGGAACAACGCTTAACGAAAGGAGGCAGTTTGGAATATCAGACCACAGAGTCGGCTGCAACTTTCGAGAGTAAAGCGGCTTTATTTATGGGCAGCGAGGTGAACGCTAAAACGGTTCACCTTTAA
- a CDS encoding aminoglycoside phosphotransferase family protein, producing the protein MTDLKSIAQNFQLEGEIENIKPLGEGFINDTFIIITQNGGPKYILQRKNKNIFSPIPAMMENIQKVCTHIKKKVVDAGGDPLREAMTIIPTRDEKLYFLDGEEEYWAVCLFIEDTIAYEAAETPELAYAGGRGIGKFQSLVADLKEPLVNILPGFHDIRYRFKQWNEVIAKNPVGRKEKVSEEISWIESRRAEMLAFWELVENGKIPTRISHNDTKINNILFDKQGEVLCVIDLDTVLSSTVLNDFGDAMRTYTNTGLEDDKNLDNVSMDMAIFKAFAKGYLEETVSFLSPKEIEYLAFSACYITYEQVLRFLMDYIDGDNYYKTKSADHNLVRARAQYKLLQSMEKQFEQMDDFVKSYVSELQN; encoded by the coding sequence ATGACGGATTTAAAAAGCATTGCGCAAAACTTTCAACTCGAGGGCGAAATTGAAAACATAAAACCATTAGGCGAAGGATTTATAAACGATACCTTTATTATTATAACCCAAAACGGTGGCCCTAAATATATTCTTCAGCGCAAAAACAAGAACATCTTCTCTCCCATCCCCGCGATGATGGAGAATATTCAAAAAGTCTGCACCCACATTAAAAAGAAAGTTGTTGATGCCGGCGGCGATCCCTTGCGCGAGGCAATGACTATAATCCCCACACGAGACGAAAAGCTATATTTCCTGGATGGCGAAGAGGAATATTGGGCAGTTTGTCTTTTTATAGAAGACACCATTGCTTACGAAGCTGCAGAAACACCGGAACTGGCGTATGCCGGTGGTAGAGGAATTGGGAAATTCCAGTCGCTGGTAGCCGACTTAAAAGAGCCGCTTGTAAATATTCTTCCCGGTTTTCACGACATCCGCTACAGGTTTAAGCAGTGGAACGAAGTAATAGCAAAAAATCCTGTTGGCAGAAAAGAAAAGGTAAGCGAAGAGATTTCGTGGATTGAAAGCAGAAGAGCGGAAATGTTAGCTTTTTGGGAGTTAGTAGAAAACGGCAAAATTCCAACACGCATCAGCCATAACGACACCAAAATAAACAACATCCTATTCGATAAACAGGGCGAAGTGCTTTGTGTGATCGATTTAGACACCGTACTAAGCAGTACCGTTTTAAATGATTTTGGCGATGCCATGCGTACTTATACCAACACCGGCCTGGAAGACGATAAAAACCTCGATAATGTTTCAATGGACATGGCCATTTTCAAAGCTTTTGCCAAAGGCTATCTGGAAGAAACAGTTTCATTTTTAAGCCCAAAAGAAATTGAATACCTGGCATTTTCAGCGTGCTATATTACTTATGAGCAGGTGTTACGATTTCTGATGGATTATATTGATGGAGACAATTATTACAAAACCAAATCGGCCGATCATAATTTGGTGCGTGCACGCGCACAATACAAGTTATTACAAAGCATGGAGAAGCAATTCGAGCAAATGGATGATTTTGTAAAATCGTATGTTTCTGAACTACAGAATTAG